The Sporocytophaga myxococcoides DSM 11118 genome segment TCATAAGCAAGCTTAACGCGTTCCCACCTGTTATCTCTGTCCATAGAATAATATCTTCCGATAACCGAAGCAATCTTCCCAGCTGAAGCGTCAAGATGATTCTGTAGATCACGGATATAGCCTATACCACCTTTTGGATCTGTATCTCTTCCATCAGTAAATGCGTGTATAAACACATTTTCAAGACCTTTTTTCTTTGCAATAGTGCAAAGGCCTTTCAAGTGATTGATATGAGAATGAACACCACCATCAGAAACCAAGCCCATAAAATGGACTTTCTTGTTGTTCTTTTTAGCATAATCAAGTGCATCAACTAAAGCTTGCTCATGCTCCAATGTACACTCGTCTACTGCTTTGTTGATCTTGACAAGATCCTGATAAACAATCCTTCCGGCTCCAAGATTCATATGCCCAACTTCACTGTTACCCATTTGGCCTTCCGGAAGCCCAACCGCAAGTCCCGAAGCTTCTAGTTTGCTATTGGGATAATTTGCATATAAAGAATCAACAAATTGAGTGTTTGCTTTGGCAATTGCGGAAACCTCAGGATTTGATCCTAGGCCCCATCCATCCATAATGATTAGGATTACCTTCTTATTCATTTCAATAAATATTTTTAAAAACGATCACTAGTTACTTAAAATTTAAAAAACTTAAAAGTTAACCAGGATTAACAATTAAAAAAAATGTAATTGTTAATGAATAAATTATAAGATGCAAACAAGGCTGGAATTAAATGATTAACAGGATTTTTAATGGCTTATGCATAATTTGGTTAATTTCTTTTAACTTATTGGCATAATTTTAGCTTACATGAAAAATATTAAAATTCGAGTTAATTTATGAGAAATCGCTCTTTTTTAATTCTTACTATACTTCTGGTGATATTTAGTAAGAATGCCATAGGCCAGTCCGATGTACTTGAAGGTACAAAAAATGCCTTGAAGGCCGGCAGCTCAAAAGACCTTTCAAAATATTTTAACGATATGGTAGAAATTGGCCTGAACAAGGAGGATAAAAAAACCTACAGCAAAACACAGGCAGAATTCATATTAAGAGATTTTTTCAAACAGTACCCTCCGACAGATTTTCAATATGTGCACCAGGGATCTTCCAAAGAAGGGATGAAATACACAATTGGAAAATATATATATAGCGGAGGCACTTTCAGAGTAATAACAGTGGTAAAACAATTCCGCGGAAGTTACCTGATAGATTCAATCGTATTTGAAGAGTAAATAATAAATAACGCAAATTTCTCGAAGGCTCTGAAGA includes the following:
- a CDS encoding DUF4783 domain-containing protein, with the translated sequence MRNRSFLILTILLVIFSKNAIGQSDVLEGTKNALKAGSSKDLSKYFNDMVEIGLNKEDKKTYSKTQAEFILRDFFKQYPPTDFQYVHQGSSKEGMKYTIGKYIYSGGTFRVITVVKQFRGSYLIDSIVFEE